The DNA window CAGCTCTTCCACGAAGAGGGCGTTGCCCCCGGCGCGCTGCGCGATCGACCGGACCGCCTCCGCGGTCAGCCCCGCTCGGGCCAGCGAGGACACCAGCTGCTCCGCCTCCTGCAGGGAGAGGGGCGCAAGGTCGATGGTTGTGGCGTTGCGCCGTCCTCCTCCCCAGGTCGGACGGCGCTCGAGCAACTCCGGACGCGCCAGGCAGATGATGAACAGGGGGATCCCCATCGCCTGCTCCGCCAGCATGGCGGTGAGGTCGAGGACCGCGTCGTCCGCCCAGTGGACGTCCTCCAGGGCCAGGATCACCGGGTGGTGCGCGGCCAGAGCCGTGATCAATCCCCGCCACGCCTCGAACAGCCGGTGGCGGACGAGTTCGGGATCGCCCCCGGCCTCGCCGCCGAAGGTGAGCAGGAGTCCCTCCGGCAGGTCGGCACGGCCGGGCAGCACCTCCGCCAGCCACGACGCGACCTTGGCGCGCACGACGTCCGGCGCATCGGTGTCCATCAGCCCCGCCTGAGAGCGCAGGATGTCGAGCAGTGCGTGGTAGCCGATCTGTCCTCCGAAGGCTACGCTGCGGCCGCGCAGCACCAGCGGACGCGGCTCCCGGTCGCGGACCTCGGCCAGGAACTCGCGCAGCAGGCGGCTCTTGCCTACGCCCGGCTCGCCGATGACGGTGACCAGCTGAGCCCGGGCGTCGTCGCGGCTGCGCTGGTAGAGACTGCGCAGGATGCCCAGTTCGCCGTGGCGGCCGACCAGCGGCGCCGTGATCCGCCGGGCCTCCGCACGCTCGGGCAGCGCCGCCGTCGCGGCCCAGATCCCCAGCGGCGTCGCTTTCCCCTTGACGGACAGCGGCGGGAGAGGGCGGTACTCGATGCTGTCCTTCGTCAGGCGATAGGTGTGCTCGCCGACGATAACCATGCCGGCGGCGGCGGTCTGCTGCAGTCGCGCTGCGGTGGTGACGGCGTCGGAGACGAGGAAGTCGCGCTGGAAGGTGGAGCCCGACTCGGCCACGACCTCGCCGGTGTCGATGCCCACACGGGTGGCCAGCTGCACGCCGTGGCTGACGGCGAGGTGCGTGTTCAACACGGGCATCGCCTGCTGGATGGCCAGCCCGGCCCGCACTGCGCGCTCGGGATCGTCCTCGTGGGCGACGGGCAGGCCGAAGACGGCGAGGACGGCGTCGCCCAGGTAGTTGGCGACCGTGCCTTCGTACCATCCTTCGACCACGCCCTGCACCACGGTGTAGAACTTGCCGACGACCTCGCGGGCCTCTTCCGGATCCAGCCGCTCGGTCAGGGCGGTCGAGCCCACCAGATCGGCGAACAGGACGGTGACCACCTTGCGGGTTTCGGCGGTGAGGACCGGCGCCTCGCGCCGGGGCGGCTCCCGGCGCAGGCGGATCCCGCAGTTCCCGCAGAAGCGCGCCTCCTCCGTCACGGATGCGCCGCATTCGGGGCAACGGGTCGCCAGCGGCTTCCCGCAGTGGCTGCAGAAGCGGGCCCCCGGTGGATTGGAGGCCCCGCAGTTCCGGCAGGCAGGGGAAGCGTCCATGTGCGGCAGGATTAGACGGGGCGTGGGAACAGTCCTGTGAAGCGAACGTTACAAAAGGAGGCTAGTGGTGAGAAAGATTCCCTTGGGGGAGAGGTCAACTCCGGCGAGGAGGTAGGTGCCGATGCGAATGCGTGTTGTCCTGACGCCGCTCGTGCTCACGGCGGTCCTGATCCTGCCGGCGCTCACGGCGCCGGCCCGGGCGCAGAGCGGGGCCCGCAAAGTCTTCCAGATCAGCATGACGTCCTACAAGTTCACCCCCGCCCTCATTACGGTGAACCGGGGGGATACCGTCATCCTGCAGATGAGCAACGACGATCCCGAACGTCGCAATCACAGTATTGCGGCGCGCCTCTTCACCCAGATCGAGGTCAAGGCGACCGGGCAGTTTCGCACCGGCGTGGGCGACGAGCGACGCTTCTTCGCCGCGGAGCCGGGGCAGAAGTTCGAGCTGGAGTTCGTCGCCTCCCAGGCCGGGACGTTTCCCTTCGTCTGCGGCGTCTTCGACCATGGGGCGCGCGGCCAGACCGGAGCGATCAACGTCCTGCCCGCTCCCGCCGGACAGCGCTGAGCCCGCTCTGAAGCGTCCGCGAGAACAGGCAGCCGGTCGGGCGGTCCAGACCTCACCCCCCACAGGCTGAGACCGCCGGCCGGCTGCCTGCTGGCGTGACCTGTCCCGAGGACCTCGTCCAGAACCTCGGTCGAAAGAGGCTACGCTCGCTGCACTTGGTGGCTTCAGCAACGCGCGAGCTCTTCGCTCGGTTATCGAGCCGGCTGGCGGCGCTGACTCGGGCGCGAGGGTGGGGTTCGTTTCACCCGATGCCCCACCCTCAGGGACGTGGACTACGCGGCTTTCATGAACTGCGGGGCGACGCGCAGTCCCTCTTCTGCCGTGATGACCGGAGCGATAGTAAAGTCGTACAGGTCAGACCACGGCGCGGTTGCGGCAAGCAACGAAACGGCACTATCCGCCTCCGCGATGACGATCACATTGTAGTCCCCGCCTTGCGGCCAGTACTCGGCCACAACGCGCAACCCCGGAGGGTACTGCCACTGCGCGCGCCGGGCGAGGCGTTCCTGGACGGTCCCGGCCTTGGCCTTCCCAAAGGCGATGACCAGCATGGCTGCTCACCTCCGGTCAGTATCGCGCTACCTCGGCCGTCACCTGCGATGGGATAACTCCCGGCATCACCTCCCTCCCCGGCGGCTCCCGCTCAAGGCTGATGAGCACGCGTATGCCGCCCGATGTCGGAACGCGTATCCATCGCGATGAGGAGTCAGAGCAGGCTGTGTCTCTCCGGGTGTGGCGGGCCGGTGGGACGATGCTGTGTTTAGAATTTAGGATAGAGCAGTCCCGGCGAGTGCCACAATCGGGCGCAAAGAGTATTCTCACGGAGATCGCTGCGTCCGACAGGGCGAGGGATGGCGGAGGGGGTGGGACTCGAACCCACAAGGGGCTTGCGCCCCGCCGGTTTTCGAGACCGGTCCCTTGGCCAGTTCGGGGCACCCCTCCAGGCCGCGACTATTATACTCGACGGTGCGCGCCGGCGCACTCTAAGGGCGGGCCCGGGCTAGGATCCAGGTGCTGAGCGTGTCGAGGAACCCCGGCGCGAAGCGCGGCGCGAACCCCGCGGCGAGGAACTCGCGCGTCGTGCCCTCCCGCGCTTCCGCGAACCAGTGGTTGGCGCGCGGCAGGGTGACGATCGTCACGTCGTCGTTGCCCGCATCGCGCAACCAGGCGCGGAGGGCGTCGGCGTTGCGGTCGGGCGGCACCTGGGTGTCGAGGGCGCCGAAGAGGGCGAGCACCGGGACGCGCAGCGTGCTCAGCGCCGGACGGGGATCGTAGTCCACAACGTAGCAGATGTAGCTGGCGCCCAGGGCGCGGCACAGCGGCCCGAGCGCGGAGGCCGCGCGGAGGATGAGGTCCAGGCGGCGGACGCGCCCGCGCACCGCCGCCGCGCTTACCCCGCGGCGGGAGGCCTCCACCGCCTCGTACGTGAGCGCCTGCGCGCGGACGGACTCCGCGGGACCGGCCAGCATGACGAGGGACGCCACCGGGGCGCGTTGGGCGACAAGCGGGACGACGTACCCGCCCTGGCTGTGACCGATCAGCCCGATCCGGCGGCGGTCGATCTCGCCGCGCCGGCCGAGCCACCCGATCAGCGCCGCGACGTCCTCGGCCCGCCCCGCGAAGGTCTCCCGCTTCCAGGTCCCCGTCGATCCGCCCACGCCCCGCTTGTCGTAGAGCAGGACGGCGATGCCGCGGGCGGCGAGGTGGCCGGCGATGAGCCGGTAGATGGGGAACCGCCGCCCCCCGTTGCGGGTGGCGGGTCCGGACCCTGAGATCACGACCACCGCGGGGAAGGGGCCGTCCCCGCGCGGCAGGATCAGCGTCCCGGCCAGCGTGGCGCCCGCCACAGGCACGCGCACTTCCTGCGCCCCAGCCGCCGGCGAGGCGAGCGAGGCCTGGGCGATCAGGCCGATCAACAGATCGCCACGAGCGGCGCGATCACGGCAGCACCATGCCGGCCGTGGCGAGTAATCGGCCGAGCACGGCCAGCGGCAGGCCGACCACCGTGAAGTAATCGCCTTCGATGCGCTCCACGAACAGGGCCGCGCGACCCTGGATGCCGTAGGCGCCGGCTTTGTCCATGGGCTCGCCCGAGGCCACGTAGCGCGCGATCTCCTCGTCGGTCAGGTGTCGGAACCACACCCGCGTCACGGAGCTCTCGGTCAGCCGCAGCGGCGGTTGTTTGCGCAGGAGGGCGATCCCGGTGACCACGTGGTGCGGGCGCCCGGAGAGCAGCCGGAGCATGGCGGCGGCCTCGGCGGCGTCGGTGGGCTTGCCCAGAAATCGCCCCTCGGCGACGACGATGGTGTCGGCCCCGATGACGCACGCCGCGGGATAGACCTGCATCGCGGCCTCCGCTTTGGTCTCGGCCAGCCGGCGTGCCGCGGCTTCCGCCGCGCGCACAGGATCCTCCCCCGGCTGCGGGCCGGGGGGCGCGAGATCTTCCCCGTCCCGTCCTTGCCCGGGGGCGAAGACGGTGAAGGGGAGGCCCAGCTGGCGCAGCAGATCAGCGCGCCGGGGCGAGGCGGAAGCCAGAACGATTTCCACCGCGAGCCCTAGGAGGGTTTCGACGGCACGCGCCAGGGATGGCGGAAGAGGCGGCCGCTCGCCGCGCGGGGCACGATGGGGGCCTGCCCCTCGATCCGCAGGGCGCGGATGAAGGCCTCCACCACGTCGGGATCGAACTGCCGTCCCGCCTCGCGTCGCAGGTGGGCCACGGCCTCCGTCGGCGCAATGGCCTGCCGGTACGGCCGCGAAGAGGTCATCGCCTCATAAGCGTCGGCGACCATGAGGATCCGGGCATGGATCGGAATCCGGTTGCCGGTCAATCCGTCCGGATATCCGGTGCCGTCCCACCGCTCGTGGGTGTGCAGCACGGCCAGCTTGATCCGATCGTCGACGGGGATCGGTCGCAGGATGCGGTAGCCGATCACGGAGTGATGGCTCACTCTCTCCCGTTCCAGCGGGTCCAGCGGTCCGGCCTTGCGCAGGATCTGATCGGGGATCCCGATTTTGCCCAGGTCGTGCAGGTATCCGGCGATGCGCACGGCCTCGACGTCCCCCGCCGGCAGGCGCAGCGCGCGCGCCGTCGCCTCGGCGTGCCGCGACACCTCCGCGGAGTGGCCGCCCGTGTACGCGTCCTTGGCGTCGATCGCGGCGGCCAGGGCCTGGATCGTCCCCTCGAAGGCCGCCTGCAGAGAAGCCTGCTGCTCGACCAGCGTGCGGGAGGCCCGGTAGACCAGTCCCACCAGCACAGCGTAGAGGAGCAGGATGCCCCCCAGCACGTAGGCCCAGGCGCGGACCCGGGCCTGCTGAATGTGGGCCAGCAGCGGCGCGGCGCTTAAGGTGACTTCGTACACTCCGTTGGGGACGCTCTCCCCGACCAGGCGCACCGGGGCAAACACATGCAGGAACTGGCGGGTGGTGCCCAGCACGGCAATCGGTCGTCCGGCGAGTGCCTCCCAGACCTGCGGTGCCGTCGCCGTCTCCATCGCGATGTGCTCGGGGTTGTTGGAGTAGACGATCCTGCCGTCCCGACCCCACAGCCGCACTTCCCGGATCCCGTTCTCGAGGAGGTGCGGTTGCAGCAGGCCGGTCAGGTCGTTCATGCGCGCCGGCCACAGGGGGTGGACGAAATCCCCCTTGACGAGATAGGGGGTAAGCAGGCTGTCCGCGGCCTGGACGGTCGTGGCCGCCGCCTCCCTCAGCGCGGCCTGGCCGACCTGGCCGGAGACGAAGATTCCCAGGGCGACGGCCAGGATGATCGCCAGCGCGGCGCTGGTGACGGTGAATCGCCCCAGAAGCGTCAACTGCCGCCTCCTCGCCGGATTCTGTGGCTGGCTGGGGACAAACCCCGCCCGGGGGGAATATCCCTGGTGTTGGACCCCGGGCGCGAAAACCCCTGCCGGGCCCCGGTGATCTTCCCCCGGGGGCGAGGGATCTACTGTCGGGGGGCTCGGTCGGGCCGCTCTGTACTGATGGCCATGGCGAGGTAATCGGCGGCCTCGGCGTGCTCGCCGCGTTCTTTGAGCAGCATGCCGAGCTCGCGGGCCGTCTCGCCCACTTCGGCGGTCATCTTCGCTTTGCGGAAGATCTCCAGCGCTTCTTTGAAGAGGTCCGCGGCCTGTTTGAAGCGGCGCTGGTGGCGGGCGATGCGCGCGGTAGTCACCAGGATCTCCGCCCGCTGCGCCTGGTCGTGCTGGCTCTCGGCCAGTTCCAGCGCCGCTTTGGCCTGCGCCTGCGCCTCGGCGGCCTTTCCCTGATGGAGCAGGACGCGGGCCAGATCGTTGAGGATCGCCGCGCGGCCGCGCGTCTCCCCGGAGGCCTCCTGGAGCCGAAGGGCCTGGTGCAGGAGGCCGAGGGCTTCGGCGGCCAGCCCGGTCCGGAAGAGCAGCACCCCGGCGGTGCGCAGGATCTGTGCCCCTTCCGCTCCTTCGGCACCGGCCTCCAGCGCGGTGCGCGCCTCCTGCAGCGCCTCCCGGGCCTCAGCAATCTGCCCGGTGGCCACCCGTACGGCGGCGGCTCCGACCAGCGCTCTGCCCAGGATGAGCGGTAGGTCATGACGGCGCGCGACCTGCGCCACCTCCTCGAAGATGCGCACCGCCCGGGCCGTGCGGCCTGAAGAGTTGAGCAACTCCCCGTAGGCCAGCATCGCTTCGCACCCTTCAACGGAGCGCAGCGTGCGGGTCGTCCGGAAGGCCTCGATGGCCGCTTCCAGCGTCTGGCGTCCGGTCGTCTCGTCGCCCCGCTTCAGGGCCAGCATAGCCAGGCGGGCCTGGGCCCGCGGCTCGTAGGCGGGGAGCTTGTGCCGGCGCGCCCAGGTCAGCGCCTCCTCGAAGAGCCGCTCCGCGTCCCGCGCCTTCCCCTGGGCCAGGGCGATGTCGCCGCGCGTCAGGATCAGATCGGCGCGCAGGTCATCCGCATTGGCCGAAAGCACCTCGCTGGCGGCGAGCAGACGTTCCGCGTCGGCCGGTGCGGTCTCCGCCACGGTCCGGGCCAGCGTGAGCAGGGTGAGCGTCGTCTCCCGCGGCAGTTCCGCCGTGTCCAGGAGCAGCAGCGCAAGGGAGGTCTGGAGGCGGTTGGCGATGTTGATGAGCGTGGCCACCGAAGGATAGGTGCGGCCGGATTCCAGCAGGCTGATGAAGCTCTTGGTCAGGTTGGGTTCGGC is part of the Armatimonadota bacterium genome and encodes:
- a CDS encoding cupredoxin domain-containing protein is translated as MRMRVVLTPLVLTAVLILPALTAPARAQSGARKVFQISMTSYKFTPALITVNRGDTVILQMSNDDPERRNHSIAARLFTQIEVKATGQFRTGVGDERRFFAAEPGQKFELEFVASQAGTFPFVCGVFDHGARGQTGAINVLPAPAGQR
- a CDS encoding HD-GYP domain-containing protein, giving the protein MTLLGRFTVTSAALAIILAVALGIFVSGQVGQAALREAAATTVQAADSLLTPYLVKGDFVHPLWPARMNDLTGLLQPHLLENGIREVRLWGRDGRIVYSNNPEHIAMETATAPQVWEALAGRPIAVLGTTRQFLHVFAPVRLVGESVPNGVYEVTLSAAPLLAHIQQARVRAWAYVLGGILLLYAVLVGLVYRASRTLVEQQASLQAAFEGTIQALAAAIDAKDAYTGGHSAEVSRHAEATARALRLPAGDVEAVRIAGYLHDLGKIGIPDQILRKAGPLDPLERERVSHHSVIGYRILRPIPVDDRIKLAVLHTHERWDGTGYPDGLTGNRIPIHARILMVADAYEAMTSSRPYRQAIAPTEAVAHLRREAGRQFDPDVVEAFIRALRIEGQAPIVPRAASGRLFRHPWRVPSKPS
- a CDS encoding DUF3303 family protein, with product MLVIAFGKAKAGTVQERLARRAQWQYPPGLRVVAEYWPQGGDYNVIVIAEADSAVSLLAATAPWSDLYDFTIAPVITAEEGLRVAPQFMKAA
- a CDS encoding tetratricopeptide repeat protein → MTEQKTPRNPPWLKRLGNRIRRVRRLRGLTQTDLAEPNLTKSFISLLESGRTYPSVATLINIANRLQTSLALLLLDTAELPRETTLTLLTLARTVAETAPADAERLLAASEVLSANADDLRADLILTRGDIALAQGKARDAERLFEEALTWARRHKLPAYEPRAQARLAMLALKRGDETTGRQTLEAAIEAFRTTRTLRSVEGCEAMLAYGELLNSSGRTARAVRIFEEVAQVARRHDLPLILGRALVGAAAVRVATGQIAEAREALQEARTALEAGAEGAEGAQILRTAGVLLFRTGLAAEALGLLHQALRLQEASGETRGRAAILNDLARVLLHQGKAAEAQAQAKAALELAESQHDQAQRAEILVTTARIARHQRRFKQAADLFKEALEIFRKAKMTAEVGETARELGMLLKERGEHAEAADYLAMAISTERPDRAPRQ
- a CDS encoding Maf family protein, which produces MEIVLASASPRRADLLRQLGLPFTVFAPGQGRDGEDLAPPGPQPGEDPVRAAEAAARRLAETKAEAAMQVYPAACVIGADTIVVAEGRFLGKPTDAAEAAAMLRLLSGRPHHVVTGIALLRKQPPLRLTESSVTRVWFRHLTDEEIARYVASGEPMDKAGAYGIQGRAALFVERIEGDYFTVVGLPLAVLGRLLATAGMVLP
- a CDS encoding alpha/beta fold hydrolase — its product is MPVAGATLAGTLILPRGDGPFPAVVVISGSGPATRNGGRRFPIYRLIAGHLAARGIAVLLYDKRGVGGSTGTWKRETFAGRAEDVAALIGWLGRRGEIDRRRIGLIGHSQGGYVVPLVAQRAPVASLVMLAGPAESVRAQALTYEAVEASRRGVSAAAVRGRVRRLDLILRAASALGPLCRALGASYICYVVDYDPRPALSTLRVPVLALFGALDTQVPPDRNADALRAWLRDAGNDDVTIVTLPRANHWFAEAREGTTREFLAAGFAPRFAPGFLDTLSTWILARARP